The genome window GTGCGCGAGAAGAGTTCCAAGACGCGCTTGTTCGTTCACGTGACCAAGCGTATTTCCGGCCAAGAAATTGAGAGAATCCAGATTGTCGGGTGTAGGTTTTAAAGTCAGATCGGAGCGGATTTCGACCGGACTTAAAACGGTCTCAAACAGAATCCGTTTCCCTTCCTGAACGTATTGACCGAGGGAATGAAGATCGGTGGTAAAGTCCATGGAAGCCGGAAAAATTCCCTTATTCTCCTTACCTTCGCTTTCTCCGAAAAGCTGTTTCCACCATTCGGAGAGATAACGCAAAGAAGGATTAAAATTCGCTAATACTTCCACATGTCTTCCGGAGGATAAAAAATAATTTCTGAGAGCGGAGTAATGCGTGGCCGGATTAAGCAGCGGATTCGACTCCGAATGTAAAACTTCCAGAATATTCTGAAATCCTAATATAAAATTTCGAATCTGGATTCCGGCTACGGCGAGCGGAAACAGCCCGACCGGCGTCAAAACGGAATATCTTCCTCCCACGTCGTCGGGGATCGTAAACGTTTCGAAACCTTCCGAGTCGGCGAAAGTCTTCAAAGCGCCCTTGGAGGAATCGGTGGTGGCTACGACTCTCGAAGCGGCCGCGTTTCCGTATTTTTTACGGAGAAGTTCCCAGAAAAGACGGAATGCGATCGCAGGTTCGGTGGTCGTTCCCGATTTGGAAATTACGTTTACCGAAAAATCCTTATCCTCCAAATATTCCATCAACTCGGACAAATATCTGGATTCGAGATGATGTCCCGCAAAGACGACTCCCGGATTTCCTTGGGAAGGTCTTTGAAAAAAAGGAAGAGTCGCCTCCAGAACGGCGCGCGATCCCAAATACGAACCGCCGATTCCGATAACGACCACCACTTCGGAAGAGGCACGAAGTCTTTGTGCCGCTTGGATGATTTTTTCGATTTCCGATTCTTGGATTCGTTTCGGAAGATCCAACCAACCCAAATATTCGTTTCCCTTTCCTTGAAGGGAATGAAGCGTCTTTCTTGCGGATTCCGCCTTTGCCAAAAAGGGTTCGAATTCCCCGGAAGGAACAAACGAAGAAGCGAATCTGGTTTCCAATCGAATCATAAATTATTACGAAGTATCTTTTTTACGTTATGATTTCGGAAACGGCCGCGAAAATTCTACCGAAAAACGAACGCTGGAACAGTTTAGAAAAATGGAATCGAGGGGCAAGAAAAAACCAAGTCTTCGCGACGGAGAAGGATTGACGGAATCCGAGCGTCCATCAATGTTTCCGGGATTTTCAAACCGTATTTACCAAAATGAATCAAGATGAATTAGCGAAAATTCTCCGGAAAGAATTCTCCCCGAGCAGTGAAACGATCCGATTTTTTTCAGCGCCGGGAAGAATCAACATCATCGGCGAACACGTGGACTACGCGGGAGGAATCGTGTTGCCGGCGGCGATCGATTTTTCGATTCGGATCGCGATCCGTAAGAACGAAGTCCGCAAGTTCAGAATCTTCTCCGTTTCAACGGGTGAAAAAATCGAATCCCCGTCCGCCGCTTACGATTCGAAACATTCTTGGGTGAATTACGTTTATGGAGTGATCGACGAGTTTCAAAAGCTCGGTCTCGTCCCGGACTTTTTCGATTTGGTCGTTTGGGGAAATATTCCGCAAGGAGCGGGACTTTCTTCCTCCGCTGCGTTCGAGGTCGCGGTTGCATTCGCGCTTTCGGAAATTCACGGTTGGAATTTTTCCAGAGAAGAAATCGCTCTGCTCAGTCAAAGGGCGGAGAACCGTTTTGTCGGAGTGAACTGCGGAATCATGGATCAATTCGCGATCGCGACCGCAAAGGAAGGTTTCTGCATCGCATTGAATACGGAAAATCTCCGATATGAATTCTACGAAATGCGTCTCGACGGTTATGAATTCTATCTGATCGATTCCAAAGTGAAACATTCTCTTAAAGACAGCGCTTACAACGATCGCAGAAAGGAAGTCGAATCGGCGTTTCAGAAAATCAAAAAACACAGACCGGAACTCGCGACCTTATATCAAGCGGAACCGGAGGATGCGGAGAATTCTTCCTTCGGTCTGAACGAAACCGAAATCCGACGAGCAAGACATGTCACCTCGGAACGATATCGAACCCGCAACATGATCGGGAATTTGAAGTCGGGTAATGCGGAAGAAGCGGGAAAAATCCTATTCGAATGTCACGATTCCCTCTCCAAAGACTACGAAGTTTCGTGTGAAGAGACGGATTTTATAGTCGAAGAACTCAAGGCCGAAGGTGTCCTCGGCGCGAGAATGATCGGAGGCGGTTTCGGCGGTTGCGTTTTGATACTGGACAAAGCGGGAAGAAAAGATATACTGTTCGAGAAAATAAAAAGCCGTTACTTTAAGAAATTTGAAAGCAACCCCGAGTTGTATACGTTCCGAATTTCGGACGGAGTCAAAGAATTCTAAAAATCCGATTTTAAATAGAACTGGAGATAAACGAAATGGGAGCAGACGATTCTCTTAGCCTCGACGGCGACGAAGTGGATTTTTCAATCAACGAACTCAAGGTGGCTCTTCAAAAGGAGGACGTTCCCGGAAATTTTCCGAAGGACGCGGTCGTCCTGAAAATCAGCGGCGAAATCAATCTCTATTCCGCACACGCTTTAAAGGAGAAAATCTTCGATCTGATCGATAAAGGTTTTGTTTTTATTTTCGTGAACATGGAAGACATCCGTTATATCGATTCCTCCGGTCTTGCAGTTTTTATGAGCACCCACGCAAAGCTGGTCAAAAACGGAAAGGGAGGAATCGCGATATTCTCTCCTTCTTCCCAGGTGAATAAAATCCTGGAACTTACGAAATTAAAATCGCTGATCCGCGTGACCGGAACTCTGACGGACGCGATGAACATTATTATGAATTGATTTCCCCTTTGAATGAAAAACAGAAAATTAGAATATTCAAATCACATAAATCATCTTTTAAGCTGCAGAAAATGTCCCAAAATGGAAGGCAATCCGGTTCACGGTTGTGTTCCTTCCGCGAGAATCATCAGTTTAGGTCAGGCGCCCGGGGTTCACGAGGAACGGTTCGGCAAACCCTTCGCTTATACCGCCGGAAAAACTCTCTTCGGTTGGTTCAGGAAAATCGGAATCGAAGAGGAAACCTTTCGTACCAAGGTGAACATGTCCGCGGTTTGCCGTTGTTTTCCAGGAAAGGCCAAGAGCGGAGATCGTAAACCGGACTCGGACGAAGTTTCGAACTGTTCGGAGTTTCTGGAGTTCGAGGTTCGTTTTCACAAACCGGAACTTTTAATTCCTATCGGAAAACTCGCGATCGATCAGTTGATCGAAATCAAAAAATACAAACTGGAAGATGTAATCGGTCAGCGATTTACGAGAGAATTCCACGGAATCAACGTGGATTGGATTCCGTTGCCCCATCCGTCCGGACTCAACGTCTGGAATCATACGGAAATCGGCAAAAGGCTGATAGAACAGGCTCTGAACAAACTCAAAAAACATCCGGTCATCCGGGAGGAATTCTCCCTTTAAAACTATATTCAAAAAGAATAAATAACTTTCACGAATGCGCCTGCAGAAGCTCCCGCAAAGCTTCCTCCAGATTCGGATATCGAAACGTAAAACCGGATTTGGAAAGTCGTTGCGGAACGACCTTCTGTCCCTGAAGAATCACGTCCGCTCCGTCCTCGAACAGAAACTTCAACACGCTCGCGGGAACTCGAAAAAACGCGGGTCGTCTTAACACGCTTGCAAGCGTTTTGGTGAACGTCTCGTTGTTAACGGGATGAGGAGAAACCAAATTGAAAGCCCCGCTAAGTTCCTTGTTTTCGATCAAATGAAGAATCGCGCTCACCATGTCTTCGATATGAATCCAACTGAGAATTTGTTTTCCCGAACCGATCGGGCCGCCCATCCCGAGCCGAAACGGAGAAAGCATACTTTTCAAAGCGCCGTCGAACGGACTCAAGACGATCCCCGTTCTAATTTTTACGAGACGAATTCCTATGTTCGTTACGGGTTGCGCGGCCGCTTCCCAATCAGCGCATAACGTTGCGAGAGAATCGCGGCCCAAAGGAGATTCTTCCGAAAATGTGTTCGCATCGTCCTCATACGAACCGTAATAACCGATAGCCGAACCTTGAATCAAAACTTCCGGGGGAATATCCACGACCGTTTGCAAAGAAGCGGCTAAGTTCTTCGTATAATCGACTCGGGAAGATCGGATTTCCTGTTTTACTTTTTCCGTCCAGCGAACACCCGCGATCGGAAAGCCCGCAAGATTTACGACGGCGTCCAATCCCTGCAGATCCTTGGACTTAGGAAAAGTTCCCGCGACGATTTCCAGATTTTTTTGGCCGCGAAGCAACGGGGGAATATCGGAAAAACGGCTGAAAATTCTCACGAAATTTCCGGTTTGAAGCAAACGATGCGCCAATGTTCTTCCGATCAAACCGGTTCCGCCGGCAATTCCTACTTTCATAGTTGATTCCTTTCTTCTATTGTTCGGTTTTTGAAAACGCAAGAATCCTGATTGCCCAAACGGAGGAGTTCCCGCAATTTTGATCCTGTGATTCCTAAAAACGTTCTCTTCAAAAGTTTAACCTTAATTTTCCCAATCGCAATCCTATCCGGAAATCTTTATTTATGGAATACCACTAAGAATCGAATCGAGACGTATACCGAACGTCCTCCGTTTTTGGCATTCGATTTTACGAACTCGTATCTTTCGGATCGGAACTCGAGAATTTCTCATTTGTTGGATCGTAACAAGGCGACCACGTGGACAAAGCTACGGGGTTCCGACCTGAAACAGGATTTTCTCGTGGAACTCAGACAAACGCATCATCTCCAAAATGGAAAGCCCGAAATTTCCAACTGGAAGACTCTTCATGTTGTCGGTTGTCCGGAAACCGTCGGCGAACTAAAGTTGGAAATTATCTTGCGAGAATCCATCGACATGGACAAAGAATTGCGATTGCCGAAGGATCAAATCCTCGGCGAACAAGTTCTCCGTTTTTCCGAATCCAAACATTTCGAAATCCCGCTTGGGCAATACTATCGGCCGGGGAAAAGCGAGGAGTTCCCACAAAACATGTTTCTCTGGACGGTCGGCGGAACTTGGTTGGAGAAATCTCCGAAAAGCTCCGACAAAAGCAAAACACTTTGTCTCGAAGACATTTGGCTCGGCGAAGATTGAAAACCGAAGCTGAAAACGATTTTCGGTGAAACTTGAGAATGAGAAAGTCTGCGAGGAAAGCCGGAAAAAGCGCGAAACGTTTTGAAGGAGTTCCCGCAAAAACTGGGGAGAACGACGGGAATCGAACCCGCGACGGCCAGTACCACAAACTGGAGCTCTACCAACTGAGCTACGTTCTCCGTCTCTGCTCATCCTGGTGACCCGAGAGGGATTCGAACCCCCGACCCACTGCTTAGAAGGCAGTTGCTCTATCCAACTGAGCTACCGAGTCTTGGGAGGATTTGGAAAATCGGGATGATAGGATTTGAACCTACGACCCTCTGCTCCCAAGGCAGATGCGCTACCCCTGCGCTACATCCCGTTTCCGACTCCATGTTTTTAAAAACAGCCGCACTGTCAAGTAGAGTCTTCTACTTTTTCAATATGTCGTAAGATCTCAGGATGTGTAGGAGCTTTTAAGAGAGCCTTTTTGAAAGCGAGAATGGCTTCTTCTTTTTTGCCGCTCTTGGAAAGAAGAACGCCGAACGAATCCAAATACGCGGGATGATCCGGTTCGTTTTTCAGAACCGTTTTCAGACAATCGGCGGCCAATTTCCATTCTTCCGGACTCGGCTCCCTTTGGTTCAGCAAAAGATAACCGAGAGAATTCAAACTGTTTTTATAATCGGGACGCAAGCGGAGAATTCTTTTGTGAATTTCGATCGCGTCTTCGATACGCCCCGACTTTTCCAAAGCGAAAGCCTTCATGGAGAGAATTCTCAAGTCGTCGACTTGCACCTTGAGACGTTCCTCGCATTTTTCCAGAGCCTTGCCGTATTCCTTGTTTTGAATCAGAGAATACACGATCATCAAGATCGAATTTTCGCGTTCCCCGAAACGCGGAAATTTTTCCAAAAGTTGTTCGAGAATCGAAACGCATTTTTTGTGATTATCGGTTCTCGCACAACAGATCGCAAAATTGTAATATAGTTCCGGGTCTTCGTTGCCGGAGGAGATTTCTCGGTCGATCAGAGTCAGCGCGAAAAGAAAATTCTCCTTATTGATTTCCTGAAGAATCCGTTTTTTGGCGGACGCGGATTTTTTATTCTTGTCCTTATCAGACATTCTTACCCAAGGAAGCGGAAAGTTCGTTTAACAAAGACGCGTCGGTCTGATCGAGAGACAACGGAGTTAGAGAGACTTTTCCCGCAAAAAACGCGGTAAAATCCGTGCCCTCGTCCGTGGAATGTCCGAGTTCGGAACCGCCGAGATAAAAGTCCGCGATTCCTCCGATGATATTCTTTTTGGAATACGTGTCCTCGTAGGTTCGCTTGCCAAGTTTCGTAATTTTAAGATTCTCCATCGAAGGTTCGAAATCGGCGGGGATGTTCATGTTGTATACCGTTCCTATCTTCAAAAACGAAAGGTATTCACGGATGAAATGTTTGATAAATTCAGCTTCTCGAATATAATCGTATTCTTTATTTATATTTCCCGAACTCACCGCCAAGGAAAGACGATTGTGAATCGCACCGTGTCTCGCCGCGCCCACCGTTCCCGAATAATGAACGTCGTGTCCCATATTTACGCCTCGGTTGATTCCCGATAAAACGAGATCGATCTTCGGAAAAATTTCGCCGTGCAGGCCGATGTTCACACAATCGGCCGGATAACCGTCCACGATATAATGATTGTCGTTGATCCGTTCCACGCGCATCGAATCGTAAATCGACAAAGCCATAGAAGTCGCGGATCGTTCGCGCAGCGGCGCGATCAAATACGTATTGTGTTCTTTTTGAAGGACCGCTTCCAGAGCCTTGATGCCGGAGGAAGCGATTCCGTCGTCGTTGGTAATCAGAATATTCATAAAATCAAATGGAGAATGGAACCGGAAATATAGAAGTAAAACACGAACGGGAACGCACCCGAAATCACGGCCGCGGTGATCGCAAAACGAACCGCA of Leptospira sanjuanensis contains these proteins:
- a CDS encoding glucose-6-phosphate isomerase; the protein is MIRLETRFASSFVPSGEFEPFLAKAESARKTLHSLQGKGNEYLGWLDLPKRIQESEIEKIIQAAQRLRASSEVVVVIGIGGSYLGSRAVLEATLPFFQRPSQGNPGVVFAGHHLESRYLSELMEYLEDKDFSVNVISKSGTTTEPAIAFRLFWELLRKKYGNAAASRVVATTDSSKGALKTFADSEGFETFTIPDDVGGRYSVLTPVGLFPLAVAGIQIRNFILGFQNILEVLHSESNPLLNPATHYSALRNYFLSSGRHVEVLANFNPSLRYLSEWWKQLFGESEGKENKGIFPASMDFTTDLHSLGQYVQEGKRILFETVLSPVEIRSDLTLKPTPDNLDSLNFLAGNTLGHVNEQARLGTLLAHADGGVPCLELIFSDISPKSLGELMYFFEYSCAISGYSLGVNPFDQPGVETYKKNMFALLNKNGFEKEGESLRKRILGN
- the galK gene encoding galactokinase, which encodes MNQDELAKILRKEFSPSSETIRFFSAPGRINIIGEHVDYAGGIVLPAAIDFSIRIAIRKNEVRKFRIFSVSTGEKIESPSAAYDSKHSWVNYVYGVIDEFQKLGLVPDFFDLVVWGNIPQGAGLSSSAAFEVAVAFALSEIHGWNFSREEIALLSQRAENRFVGVNCGIMDQFAIATAKEGFCIALNTENLRYEFYEMRLDGYEFYLIDSKVKHSLKDSAYNDRRKEVESAFQKIKKHRPELATLYQAEPEDAENSSFGLNETEIRRARHVTSERYRTRNMIGNLKSGNAEEAGKILFECHDSLSKDYEVSCEETDFIVEELKAEGVLGARMIGGGFGGCVLILDKAGRKDILFEKIKSRYFKKFESNPELYTFRISDGVKEF
- a CDS encoding STAS domain-containing protein, whose product is MGADDSLSLDGDEVDFSINELKVALQKEDVPGNFPKDAVVLKISGEINLYSAHALKEKIFDLIDKGFVFIFVNMEDIRYIDSSGLAVFMSTHAKLVKNGKGGIAIFSPSSQVNKILELTKLKSLIRVTGTLTDAMNIIMN
- a CDS encoding TIGR01777 family oxidoreductase is translated as MKVGIAGGTGLIGRTLAHRLLQTGNFVRIFSRFSDIPPLLRGQKNLEIVAGTFPKSKDLQGLDAVVNLAGFPIAGVRWTEKVKQEIRSSRVDYTKNLAASLQTVVDIPPEVLIQGSAIGYYGSYEDDANTFSEESPLGRDSLATLCADWEAAAQPVTNIGIRLVKIRTGIVLSPFDGALKSMLSPFRLGMGGPIGSGKQILSWIHIEDMVSAILHLIENKELSGAFNLVSPHPVNNETFTKTLASVLRRPAFFRVPASVLKFLFEDGADVILQGQKVVPQRLSKSGFTFRYPNLEEALRELLQAHS
- a CDS encoding uracil-DNA glycosylase family protein, giving the protein MKNRKLEYSNHINHLLSCRKCPKMEGNPVHGCVPSARIISLGQAPGVHEERFGKPFAYTAGKTLFGWFRKIGIEEETFRTKVNMSAVCRCFPGKAKSGDRKPDSDEVSNCSEFLEFEVRFHKPELLIPIGKLAIDQLIEIKKYKLEDVIGQRFTREFHGINVDWIPLPHPSGLNVWNHTEIGKRLIEQALNKLKKHPVIREEFSL
- the surE gene encoding 5'/3'-nucleotidase SurE → MNILITNDDGIASSGIKALEAVLQKEHNTYLIAPLRERSATSMALSIYDSMRVERINDNHYIVDGYPADCVNIGLHGEIFPKIDLVLSGINRGVNMGHDVHYSGTVGAARHGAIHNRLSLAVSSGNINKEYDYIREAEFIKHFIREYLSFLKIGTVYNMNIPADFEPSMENLKITKLGKRTYEDTYSKKNIIGGIADFYLGGSELGHSTDEGTDFTAFFAGKVSLTPLSLDQTDASLLNELSASLGKNV
- a CDS encoding tetratricopeptide repeat protein; its protein translation is MSDKDKNKKSASAKKRILQEINKENFLFALTLIDREISSGNEDPELYYNFAICCARTDNHKKCVSILEQLLEKFPRFGERENSILMIVYSLIQNKEYGKALEKCEERLKVQVDDLRILSMKAFALEKSGRIEDAIEIHKRILRLRPDYKNSLNSLGYLLLNQREPSPEEWKLAADCLKTVLKNEPDHPAYLDSFGVLLSKSGKKEEAILAFKKALLKAPTHPEILRHIEKVEDST